In the Harmonia axyridis chromosome 3, icHarAxyr1.1, whole genome shotgun sequence genome, one interval contains:
- the LOC123675672 gene encoding uncharacterized protein LOC123675672 has translation MIIKYTLLPLIFSALTHLQFHSCGFAKKYKLSVQNIVTCPDNEEMESPIRNLKYVKVNATHGLLSYEISFKRPLDENIWVHMKLEKWTEQGWVQLPLLPPQKDVCRSSLNSPMMRDMWINWSRLTNVAEPEKCPIPPGNYSMHEGLIDMSLIRKVPFWAGKYRVFITEFIGQSKEKMYCLEMNFNSEEVM, from the exons ATGATCATAAAATACACATTGCTTCCATTGATTTTCTCAGCTTTAACACATTTGCAATTCCACTCGTGTGGTTTT gcgaaaaaatataaactatCTGTGCAAAATATTGTCACATGTCCGGATAATGAAGAAATGGAAAGTCCAATTAGGAATTTGAAGTATGTGAAAGTTAACGCAACCCATGGACTTTTGAGTTATGAAATATCGTTCAAAAGGCCTTTGGATGAAAATATCTGG gttcatatgaaattagaaAAATGGACCGAACAAGGATGGGTGCAATTGCCCCTTCTACCACCGCAAAAAGACGTTTGTCGTTCCTCTCTTAATTCACCTATGATGCGTGATATGTGGATTAATTGGTCCAGATTGACGAATGTTGCAGAACCCGAAAAATGTCCCATACCTCCA GGAAATTATTCAATGCATGAAGGATTGATAGACATGAGTTTGATCCGCAAGGTACCATTCTGGGCTGGAAAATATCGAGTGTTTATTACAGAGTTTATTGGACAAAGTAAAGAGAAGATGTATTGTTTGGAAATGAATTTCAACTCCGAAGAAGTTATGTGA